A single genomic interval of Bradyrhizobium sp. sBnM-33 harbors:
- the era gene encoding GTPase Era: MTVEPAPGASGETRCGFVALIGAPNVGKSTLVNALVGSKVTIVSRKVQTTRALIRGIVIEDNAQIILVDTPGIFLPKRRLDRAMVSTAWSGAHDADLVCVLLDAKAGIDEEADAILKKLATVAHPKILVLNKIDLIPREKLLALAQAANERMKFEHTFMISALSGDGVADLRKTLAKSVPPGPFHYPEDQMSDAPLRHLAAEITREKIYRQLHQELPYQSTVETDTWTERKDKSVRIEQTIFVERESQRKIVLGKGGATIKSIGAESRKEIAEILGVPVHLFLFVKVRENWGDDPDRYREMGLEFPKE, encoded by the coding sequence ATGACAGTTGAACCCGCACCCGGCGCGTCTGGCGAGACCCGCTGCGGTTTCGTCGCGCTGATCGGCGCCCCCAACGTCGGCAAGTCCACCCTTGTCAATGCGCTGGTCGGCTCCAAGGTCACCATCGTCTCGCGCAAGGTGCAGACGACCCGCGCGCTGATCCGCGGTATCGTGATCGAGGACAATGCGCAGATCATCCTGGTCGACACGCCCGGCATCTTCCTGCCGAAGCGGCGACTGGACCGGGCCATGGTGTCGACCGCCTGGAGCGGGGCCCACGATGCCGACCTCGTTTGCGTGTTGCTCGACGCCAAGGCCGGAATCGATGAGGAGGCCGACGCGATCCTGAAAAAGCTCGCGACGGTTGCCCACCCGAAAATCCTGGTGCTGAACAAGATCGACCTGATCCCGCGCGAAAAACTGCTGGCGCTGGCACAGGCCGCCAACGAGCGGATGAAATTTGAGCATACCTTCATGATCTCGGCACTGTCGGGCGACGGTGTCGCCGATCTGCGCAAGACGCTGGCGAAGAGCGTGCCGCCGGGGCCGTTTCATTATCCCGAGGACCAGATGTCGGATGCGCCGCTGCGGCACCTGGCGGCGGAAATCACCCGGGAAAAGATTTACCGCCAACTCCACCAGGAACTGCCGTATCAATCGACCGTTGAGACCGACACCTGGACCGAGCGCAAGGACAAGTCGGTCCGGATCGAACAGACGATCTTTGTCGAGCGCGAGAGCCAGCGCAAGATCGTGCTCGGCAAGGGCGGCGCCACCATCAAGTCGATCGGCGCGGAGTCGCGGAAGGAGATCGCGGAGATTTTGGGCGTGCCGGTGCACCTGTTCCTGTTCGTCAAGGTGCGCGAGAACTGGGGCGACGACCCCGACCGCTACAGGGAAATGGGGCTGGAATTTCCCAAGGAATGA
- the recO gene encoding DNA repair protein RecO — MEWTDEGIVLGVRRHGESSAIAELLTRGHGRHLGLVRGGASSRMRPLLQPGNSVTAVWRARLDEHLGTYAIEGTRLRAATLLASSHAVYGVTHLAALARLLPERDPHEDIYEMLDRTLNDFDEAGGAAAHLIRFELAMLAELGFGLDLENCAATGATSDLIYVSPKSGGAVSREAGEPYRDRLLRLPAFLREGEGRANGWSDQDLQDGFRLTGLFLLRHVLEPRGQGHSDARDGFINAVTKRRARAALP, encoded by the coding sequence ATGGAATGGACCGACGAAGGCATTGTGCTGGGCGTACGGCGGCATGGCGAATCCTCCGCCATCGCAGAACTGCTGACGCGCGGCCATGGCCGGCATCTCGGCCTGGTGCGCGGCGGTGCCTCCTCGCGCATGCGGCCGCTGCTGCAGCCCGGTAACAGCGTCACCGCCGTATGGCGGGCGCGGCTCGACGAACATCTCGGCACGTACGCCATCGAGGGCACGCGGTTGCGCGCAGCAACGCTGCTGGCGTCCTCGCATGCGGTCTATGGCGTTACCCATCTGGCCGCGCTGGCGCGGTTGTTGCCGGAGCGCGACCCGCATGAGGACATCTACGAAATGCTCGACCGCACGCTGAACGACTTTGACGAGGCCGGCGGCGCGGCGGCGCACCTGATCCGGTTCGAGCTCGCGATGCTCGCCGAGCTCGGCTTCGGCCTCGATCTGGAAAACTGCGCCGCGACCGGCGCGACCTCCGACCTGATCTACGTCTCGCCGAAATCCGGCGGCGCCGTCTCGCGGGAGGCCGGCGAGCCCTATCGGGATCGCCTGCTGCGGCTGCCGGCCTTCCTGCGCGAAGGCGAGGGCCGGGCGAACGGCTGGTCCGACCAGGACCTGCAGGACGGTTTTCGCCTGACCGGTCTGTTCCTGCTCCGCCACGTGCTGGAGCCGCGCGGGCAGGGCCATTCCGATGCTAGGGACGGGTTTATCAACGCGGTGACGAAGCGGCGCGCCAGAGCGGCGCTTCCGTGA